A window of Bacillus toyonensis BCT-7112 genomic DNA:
ATTTCATCATCAAAGAAATAAAGAAGAATCGAATAGAAAAGAGCGAAAGCAAGGGCTAATCCAATGCCGATAAATCCATATTGTTTTGCGTTATCATATCGTTTTGCTCCAACTTCAAATCCAACTGCTATCGTCATTGCCATTGCTAAACTTAAAGGAGTCATATATAACAAGGAAGCGAAGTTCATAGCTGCTTGATGCGCTGCAATTGTTGTCGTACTAAAGTTACTCATCATTAGTGTAACTGCAGCGAAAATACTCGTTTCAAAAAAGATAGCAAATCCGATAGGGACGCCAAGTTTTAAAAATGATTTCCAACTCGAAAGAGAAGGACGATATAACTGTTTAAAAATATTAAAAGATGCGAATGGCTCTTTCGTACGAATAATAATGACGGTAATAATTAAAATGCACCAATAGGTTGCTGCAGAAGCAATTGCTGCACCGACACCACCGAGTTTAGGGAAACCAAAGTTCCCAAAAATTAATACATAATTTAATACTACGTTAATCGGTAATGATAGTAATGTAATGATCATCGTTGTTCGAGTTTTTCCTAATGCATCAATAAATCCACGCAAAACAGTATAAGTAAATAATGGGATAACTCCAATCGCGATAATACTTAAAAATTGTGCTGCAATACGTTCAACAGGTTCTTCTAATCGCATGCCATTTAAAATAGGTGGAACAACGAAGAAGCCAATAAGGATAACAACGAAGCTAGCGCAAACTGCTAAATAAACTGCTTGTATGACAACGTGAGGAACATCCTCTTTTTTCTTGGATCCAATGAGTTGGGCAACAATAGGAGTAGTAGCCATTAAAACCCCTGTTAATCCTGTACTAACTGGGAGCCATATACTCGTTCCGATAGCCACACCTGCTAAATCAATTGGACTGGCATGTCCGGACATTGTCGTATCAAAAAAGCTCATTGCAAATAATGACATTTGGGTTACGAAAATCGGGAAGAATAGTAATACAAAGTGTTTTAGCTTTTGTGAGAATGAAGTAGTTTCTTTCATAAAATCCCCTTTCCGATAAAAAAACAATCCTTCCTATCATACAATTTAATCAAAAAATAAAAAAGAAATACGCACCAGTATATATAAAAGCAATAAAAAAAGGATGCACATTGAAAAGGGATAAGGTATTATGATAAGGTGTGAAAAAATTACATATTCGTTATTAAGGAGGCACTACTCGTGGCTGATTGGTTAATTGGAATAATCATGGGTGCTGTTGAAGGTTTAACAGAATTTTTACCAGTTTCATCAACAGGACATATGATTTTAACAGGTCATTTACTTGGATTTGACGACGAGAGAGCGAAAGTTTTCGAAGTTGTTATTCAATTGGGATCGATTTTAGCAGTTGTTGTTATATTTTGGAAGCGTTTATGGTCTTTAGTTGGCATAGGTAAAGTAACAGACGGACCGTCGTTGAATTTATTACATATTATTATTGGGATGATTCCTGCTGGCATACTTGGCGTATTATTCCATAGTACAATTAAAAAAGTTTTATTTGGTCCAGGACCAGTTGTCATTAGCTTAGTAGCTGGTGGTATTTTAATGATTGTTGCTGAGAAATTTTCAAAACCAAGTACAGCAAGAACGTTAGATGAAATCACATATAAACAAGCATTTACAATTGGAATGTTCCAATGTTTAGCGCTTTGGCCAGGGTTCTCTCGTTCTGGATCAACAATAAGTGGTGGTTTATTAGCTCGCGTGTCTCATACAGCAGCAGCTGAATATACGTTCATTTTAGCAGTTCCAATGATGGTGGCTGCAAGTGGTTTAGATTTAATTAAAAGTTGGGATATATTAAGTACGGCTGATATACCGTTATTTGCAACAGGATTTATTACAGCATTTGTTGTTGCGATGTTTGCAATTGTTTCATTCTTAAAATTATTAGCACGTGTAAAACTAACACCGTTTGCTTACTATCGTTTCATTTTAGCTGCGGTATTCTATTTCTTCTTCATTATGTAAGAAGAAATCACCAGAAATACCCTATAGATTAGACGCTTGAAAAAGTCTACTCTATAGGGTATTTCTTTTATAGCAGGAGAAAATAAAGTTTTTGCTCTCATTTACTTGTATTTCACTATGTAAAATATGACATAATGATTTTGTTACATTAATATAGAGAAAATTTATAGGGTATTTGAGAGGAGCAGTTTAGTGAGTTTTGCAATAGAGATAGTAATTCCGGCACCAATTGATGTTGTGTTTGATTATGTACATAATGACGAGAAAATACTAGAATGGAGTACCTTTATGGTAGAAAATAGGTATCCTTCAAATATAGATGTTGAAAAACCTCGTGAAGGTGATAAATATATATCTGTGCAAAAAATGGGGAAGAAAATATATGAATTTGAGGCGGAAATTTTAGAGTATGATGAACCGTATATCGTATCAGTTGGATGTGAAATGAAACAAGGTTATACTGCTGCAACTTATATGTTAGAAGAGGATGAAGAAGGTACATCGCTTACTTTAATCGTAGAATTTGAACCGAAGAACTTTATATATAAGATTATGTACAAGTTGACTGGCTGGATGACGCGTGCGGTATATATGGGTGAGATGGAGCGTTTAGCAGAGTGCGTAGATGTTGCATATTCTCAGAAAAAAAGATTATGATTTTGCAAAAAAAACTGCCGATTTCGGCAGTTTTTTATTTTACTATTTTTTCAATCATACTTTCCATTACATGTTCCCAAAGAGAAGTATCATCAGCTAATGTAGCACGGAAATTAGCATACATTTCTTTCTGTTTTTCTTCAAATGTTGGATCTTCTTTTTCAGGCAATGTAGCGCGCATTGAAGTTACTAATTCTTGTACTTTTGGAGCGCGTGGTCCAAAGACAGCTTGTTCATTTCCGTCTTTATCAATGAAAATAAAGATTGGAATTGCACGTGCTGTTCCATTTGTTAAGTATTGATCCATTAATTCTAAGTTTTCATCACGAATTAATAAGCTCATATCAATATTTGCAACTTCAGAAATTCGTTTCATAACAGGTACGCATAAAAGAGCATCTCCGCACCAGTCGGCTGTTAATACGATAACACGCCAGCCATCATTTTGGCGTTCTTCTAAAACTGGGAGTAATTCATTTGGAATTAAAAAGTTATTGTAAATATGTAATAGCTCATATTGGTTTACTTTCATTTCATTTACATATGTATCAAAGGACATACCTTTATCAGCCCATTGTTGTAAGTTCATAATTAACACCTCTTTAGTATGATTTGCTTTTATTGTACCAATTTTTATATAGAAAAGCTTGTATTCTTACTCTTTCTTATCACTAAATAATATATTTAGTGTGTAAAGGAATAGTGCGACACATAGTTCAGCTATGTTGGACATTTGTACGCTCTCTATCCAGTCGTCGGCAGTATGAATGACGAACCAATCTAGTGTAATTTCAATAATGGAGAGAAGAGCAATTGAGAGCCAATTTGGCATACTTGTCATCATTGGCTGTAGGAGCGATTTAAAGAAAATGAATATAAAATATGTAATACCATCTAATAAAAGAATAAGTAAAAAAAAGAGTAGTATAGCTGTTCGTGATGAGTATTCTATACCCGTAATTTGAAAGATTCCTACATATACAAAAAATATAAATGTAAATGTAAATGTAAAAAATGTAATGAGAATAAAAACAACAAAACTAATAACGATAGTCCTATCTTTTAGACTGAGATTAGAAAATTTGTCTTCCTCACTCACTACCTCAACTCCTTTTTCTGGAAAATCAAGTTCATTGTATCACGAAATGCATATTAAAAAGCTACGAATTATGGGAAAATAAGGTGACAAAAAGTAAGATTTCATGTAAAATTATTAATAAGGTTTTTATTTAACTAAATGAAATAAAAGGGGCTGTCAAAGTTGTCTCAAAATAGAGAACAATTAATGGAAGAACTATCGACAAATGTTTTTGCGATGTTTCGCACGTTGCGTAATGACATTGGAAAAATATTTGGTGGTTACATACCGTGGAATGAGTTCATCGTCCTTAGAATATTGAATCGTACAAATAAAGAAATGGTATCACGTGTCGCTAATGAGTTAAATGTGTCGAATAGTCATATTACAGCTGTTACAGAAAAATTAATTAATAAAGGTTTCGTAACCCGTTCACGTTCTACATCAGATCGCCGAGTTGTATATTTAGAGATTACAGAACAAGGGAAAGATTTAGTTGCGAAAATGGAAGAGGCGAAAAAACGATACTTACAAGAAAGATTTTCCGCACTTTCAGAAGATGAAATGAATGTAATGATTTCTATTTCCCAAAAACTTATTTAATTAATTACAAACGAGAAAACGTTTACCTAGTGGAAAAGAAGACCTTCCTTATATGTGGAAGGTCTTCTTTCTTGTGTAATAGCTTATAAAAATAAAATGTGTATGAAAAAAGATAGAGCGCCATACTACTAATAATGGAAGGAGGGAGAAATATGACGAATCGTAATGGTAGTAAAGGAAGCGCGAATCAAGGTTCACCAAAATCAGGAAAGTTTAATCAGGAATTTAGTACTGAATTCGAAACTGGTAACGATAATAAAGGGAAAGAATATCGTTCAAAAAAAGGAAGTAAATCAAAAAAGGAGTGAATCATTTCACTCCTTTTTTGATTTAAGATGCTGCCGATTGATCTGTATTATATTTTTCTTCTGATTTTGCGACAATCATTGCGCAAATTGCATCACCGGAAATATTTACAGCTGTTCTAGACATATCTAGGATGCGATCAATACCGATAATTAAAGCAATACCTTCTACTGGTAGGTTTACTTGATTTAAAACCATTGTAAGCATTACAAGTCCAACACCTGGTACACCAGCAGTGCCGATACTAGCTAGTACAGCAGTTAATACGACCATGGCTAATTGTGCTAATGTAAGTTCAACTCCGTACACTTGAGCGATAAATACAGTTGCCACACCTTGCATAATGGCAGTGCCATCCATATTAATCGTTGCACCTAGTGGTTGTACAAAGGAGCTTATCGCTTTTGGAACTCCAAGTTTTTCTTGTGCCGTTTTCATTGCGAATGGAAGAGATGCATTAGAGCTAGATGTACTAAATCCAATTGCCATTACTGGTCCGAAATGTTTAAAGAAACGAATAATACTTTCTTTTGCTAATATCTTTAATAAGCCGCCATATATGAAGACACCGTGAATAATGAGTACTAACATAACGACTATCATATACTTGAACATCGCAGCGACGCCTGCAAGCCCCATTTTACCAACGGATGAAGCAAGCAAACCAAATGTTCCAATTGGGGCTAATTTCATAACGAGATTAACAAGATACATCATTAATTCGTTGCCCTGTTCAAGTAATGAATGGATACCTTGAACTCGTTTTCCTAAAACAGCTAAACCGAGTCCGATTAATGCAGCAAAGGCAATAATTTGTAACATGTTACCATCAGCCATCGCTTTAGCTGGATTATCTGGCACAATATTCAGCAATGTATCGACGAAAGATGTTTCAGTTTTTGCACCTTCATACGTAAGCCCGTCTGTTTTAAAGTTACCGCCAGTTCCTGGTTTGATGATAAGTGCAAATGTCACTGCAATAGAGATAGCAACTGCTGTTGTGACGAGAAAGAATGAAATTGATTTTAAACCGATTCTTCCAAGTTGTTTCGGATCTCCAAGACCAGCAGCCCCTAGTACGATGGAAATGAATACAACAGGAACAACTAGCATTTTAATGAGTCGAATAAACAGTTGGCCAATTGGGTTAAACACATATTGATTTAAAGGTTCAAAAATAGATGGTGCAGCTAAATTTAAAGTGAGTCCAACAATTAGACCAAGAAACAATGCAAGTAAGATCGCTTTTGTTTGCTTCAATAAAATCCCCCCTTGTTTTTGTACAATTACTTTCTAAATGAATTGTACCGAAAAAATCCCTGTTTTGACAATATTTTCTGAAAAATTCGCAAGGTTTTATTTGTTTTTATATGAATAGTCTGATTTTTCTGTAGTTTATAGAAAGAATAAATTTCAGAAAATAAAATAGACCATCACATAGGATGGTCAAAGGAAGGGGACAATTTATGTCAATTTAATTAGGGATGGAAGCTATTCAGAGACACTGGGGAATGTCTTAAATTAGGGAGGAACAGCTTCGATACATATACTATAAAAGATAGATGTGACCCTCGTGTGAACATAGAGTGAAAGAGAGAGGGAGTTTAAAAAAGGATAGAAAGACAAA
This region includes:
- a CDS encoding SRPBCC family protein; amino-acid sequence: MSFAIEIVIPAPIDVVFDYVHNDEKILEWSTFMVENRYPSNIDVEKPREGDKYISVQKMGKKIYEFEAEILEYDEPYIVSVGCEMKQGYTAATYMLEEDEEGTSLTLIVEFEPKNFIYKIMYKLTGWMTRAVYMGEMERLAECVDVAYSQKKRL
- a CDS encoding dicarboxylate/amino acid:cation symporter → MKQTKAILLALFLGLIVGLTLNLAAPSIFEPLNQYVFNPIGQLFIRLIKMLVVPVVFISIVLGAAGLGDPKQLGRIGLKSISFFLVTTAVAISIAVTFALIIKPGTGGNFKTDGLTYEGAKTETSFVDTLLNIVPDNPAKAMADGNMLQIIAFAALIGLGLAVLGKRVQGIHSLLEQGNELMMYLVNLVMKLAPIGTFGLLASSVGKMGLAGVAAMFKYMIVVMLVLIIHGVFIYGGLLKILAKESIIRFFKHFGPVMAIGFSTSSSNASLPFAMKTAQEKLGVPKAISSFVQPLGATINMDGTAIMQGVATVFIAQVYGVELTLAQLAMVVLTAVLASIGTAGVPGVGLVMLTMVLNQVNLPVEGIALIIGIDRILDMSRTAVNISGDAICAMIVAKSEEKYNTDQSAAS
- a CDS encoding regulatory YrvL family protein, with the protein product MSEEDKFSNLSLKDRTIVISFVVFILITFFTFTFTFIFFVYVGIFQITGIEYSSRTAILLFFLLILLLDGITYFIFIFFKSLLQPMMTSMPNWLSIALLSIIEITLDWFVIHTADDWIESVQMSNIAELCVALFLYTLNILFSDKKE
- a CDS encoding thioredoxin family protein; translation: MKANHTKEVLIMNLQQWADKGMSFDTYVNEMKVNQYELLHIYNNFLIPNELLPVLEERQNDGWRVIVLTADWCGDALLCVPVMKRISEVANIDMSLLIRDENLELMDQYLTNGTARAIPIFIFIDKDGNEQAVFGPRAPKVQELVTSMRATLPEKEDPTFEEKQKEMYANFRATLADDTSLWEHVMESMIEKIVK
- a CDS encoding MATE family efflux transporter; its protein translation is MKETTSFSQKLKHFVLLFFPIFVTQMSLFAMSFFDTTMSGHASPIDLAGVAIGTSIWLPVSTGLTGVLMATTPIVAQLIGSKKKEDVPHVVIQAVYLAVCASFVVILIGFFVVPPILNGMRLEEPVERIAAQFLSIIAIGVIPLFTYTVLRGFIDALGKTRTTMIITLLSLPINVVLNYVLIFGNFGFPKLGGVGAAIASAATYWCILIITVIIIRTKEPFASFNIFKQLYRPSLSSWKSFLKLGVPIGFAIFFETSIFAAVTLMMSNFSTTTIAAHQAAMNFASLLYMTPLSLAMAMTIAVGFEVGAKRYDNAKQYGFIGIGLALAFALFYSILLYFFDDEIASIYTTDANVHHLAKEFLIFAILFQISDAIATPVQGALRGYKDVNVALIMTLVAYWVIGLPLGYILATYTDWAAKGYWIGLIIGLAFGASFLLIRLFQVQRKYTTQNSR
- a CDS encoding MarR family winged helix-turn-helix transcriptional regulator; the protein is MSQNREQLMEELSTNVFAMFRTLRNDIGKIFGGYIPWNEFIVLRILNRTNKEMVSRVANELNVSNSHITAVTEKLINKGFVTRSRSTSDRRVVYLEITEQGKDLVAKMEEAKKRYLQERFSALSEDEMNVMISISQKLI
- the uppP gene encoding bacitracin resistance undecaprenyl-diphosphatase translates to MADWLIGIIMGAVEGLTEFLPVSSTGHMILTGHLLGFDDERAKVFEVVIQLGSILAVVVIFWKRLWSLVGIGKVTDGPSLNLLHIIIGMIPAGILGVLFHSTIKKVLFGPGPVVISLVAGGILMIVAEKFSKPSTARTLDEITYKQAFTIGMFQCLALWPGFSRSGSTISGGLLARVSHTAAAEYTFILAVPMMVAASGLDLIKSWDILSTADIPLFATGFITAFVVAMFAIVSFLKLLARVKLTPFAYYRFILAAVFYFFFIM